From the genome of Carettochelys insculpta isolate YL-2023 chromosome 12, ASM3395843v1, whole genome shotgun sequence, one region includes:
- the RAB11A gene encoding ras-related protein Rab-11A, producing MGTRDDEYDYLFKVVLIGDSGVGKSNLLSRFTRNEFNLESKSTIGVEFATRSIQVDGKTIKAQIWDTAGQERYRAITSAYYRGAVGALLVYDIAKHLTYENVERWLKELRDHADSNIVIMLVGNKSDLRHLRAVPTDEARAFAEKNGLSFIETSALDSTNVEAAFQTILTEIYRIVSQKQMSDRRENDMSPSNNVVPIHVPPTTENKPKMQCCQNI from the exons ATGGGCACCCGCGACGACGAGTACGACTATCTCTTCAAAG TTGTACTTATTGGAGACTCTGGCGTGGGCAAGAGTAACCTCCTTTCTCGATTTACTCGCAATGAGTTTAACTTGGAAAGCAAAAGCACTATTGGAGTGGAGTTTGCAACAAGAAGCATTCAAGTTGATGGCAAAACAATAAAGGCTCAGATATGGGACACAGCGGGACAGGAACGGTACCGAGCTATAACATCGGC GTACTACCGTGGGGCTGTTGGGGCACTGTTGGTTTATGACATTGCCAAGCACCTTACCTACGAAAATGTGGAGCGGTGGTTGAAAGAACTGAGAGACCATGCTGACAGTAACATTGTCATTATGCTGGTGGGCAATAAGAGTGACTTGCGTCACCTGAGGGCTGTCCCTACGGATGAAGCCAGAGCTTTTGCAG AAAAGAATGGCTTGTCATTTATTGAGACTTCTGCTTTAGACTCTACGAATGTGGAAGCTGCTTTCCAGACTATTCTGACAG AGATTTATCGTATTGTTTCTCAAAAGCAAATGTCAGACAGACGTGAAAATGATATGTCTCCAAGCAACAATGTGGTTCCCATTCATGTCCCACCAACCACTGAAAACAAACCAAAGATGCAGTGCTGTCAGAATATATAA